The Papaver somniferum cultivar HN1 chromosome 3, ASM357369v1, whole genome shotgun sequence genome includes a region encoding these proteins:
- the LOC113358917 gene encoding uncharacterized protein LOC113358917: MKNAKEYCEYHRYYGHTTDTCYHLISTIQRFIDDGIFTEYVQVQLSYCEVAPKKRMELPQDSKHINMITVYCGGQEEILEDILELDRNRRKMETHKVFKLSGPPTNTLEEWMDTPLTFSTRDINQEVQMHNDPLVITLPIHRWNITKVLIDGGRSLNVLFYEPYLRMGITAEQMDSSTCTIYGFNGAVSIPRGEIVLQVRAGPLVKNTRFCVVDAPSPYNVIMGRL, translated from the coding sequence ATGAAGAATGCTAAGGAATATTGTGAGTACCACCGGTACTACGGGCATACAACGGACACGTGTTACCACCTTATAAGcacgattcaaagattcatcgatGATGGAATATTCACGGAATATGTGCAGGTACAACTTTCATATTGTGAGGTAGCACCCAAGAAAAGGATGGAGCTACCACAGGACAGCAaacacatcaacatgatcaccgtctATTGCGGAGGACAGGAAGAGATACTGGAAGATATCCTTGAACTAGATCGAAACAGGAGAAAGATGGAAACCCACAAAGTATTCAAACTAAGTGGGCCACCAACTAATACTTTGGAGGAATGGATGGatacgccattaacattctcaaccaGAGACATCAACCAAGAAGTACAGATGCACAATGATCCATTGGTTATCACCCTTCCGATCCACAGATGGAATATTACGAAGGTTCTCATCGATGGTGGCAGATCACTAAATGTATTGTTCTATGAACCATACCTACGTATGGGGATAACAGCTGagcaaatggattcatccacttgcacaatcTATGGTTTCAATGGAGCGGTTTCAATACCAAGAGGAGAAATTGTTTTACAGGTACGAGCAGGACCTTTGGTGAAAAATACTAGGTTTTGTGTTGTGGATGCACCTTCTCCATACAACGTCATTATGGGACGACTATGA